The Carassius gibelio isolate Cgi1373 ecotype wild population from Czech Republic chromosome A24, carGib1.2-hapl.c, whole genome shotgun sequence genome window below encodes:
- the LOC127946247 gene encoding microtubule-associated protein RP/EB family member 2 isoform X1 produces MPGPMQALSPNGENNNDIIPDSNGTNIIPYRKNTVRGERAYSWGMAVNVYSTSITQETMSRHDITAWVNDLLSLNYTKVEQLSSGAAYCQFMDMLFPGCISLKKVKFQAKLEHEYIHNFKLLQASFKRMNVDKIIPVEKLVKGRFQDNLDFIQWFKKFFDANYDGKEYDPVQARQGQDAIPPPDPGEQIFNLPKKSQHAVSSPTAGATRSTSSTPKSSTSTSSTITSTSRPSSAKKIPVMSATPAKGEKELEAQVTQLNEQLNTLKLALEGVEKERDFYFGKLREVELLCQDQGQDNGPFVERLMEVLYSADEQEAGGEEHEAPAQEEDVPDDTQDEY; encoded by the exons ATGCCCGGTCCGATGCAAGCTCTGTCCCCCAATGGAGAGAACAACAACGACATCATTCCGGACAGCAACGGCACCAACATCATTCCCTACAGAAAGAACACAGTGCGCGGAGAGCGCGCCTACAG CTGGGGGATGGCGGTCAATGTTTACTCTACCTCAATCACCCAGGAGACCATGAGCAGGCATGACATCACAGCCTGGGTGAACGATCTGCTCAGTCTAAACTACACTAAAGTGGAGCAGCTGTCATCAG GAGCAGCGTACTGTCAGTTCATGGACATGCTGTTTCCCGGCTGCATCAGTCTTAAGAAGGTGAAATTCCAGGCCAAGCTGGAGCACGAATACATCCACAACTTCAAACTCCTGCAGGCCTCCTTCAAGAGGATGAATGTTGATAAG ATCATCCCTGTAGAGAAGCTCGTCAAGGGACGGTTTCAAGACAACCTGGACTTCATTCAGTGGTTTAAGAAGTTCTTTGATGCCAACTACGACGGGAAGGAGTACGACCCGGTGCAGGCCAGACAGGGTCAGGACGCCATTCCCCCTCCAGATCCCGGCGAGCAGATCTTCAACCTGCCAAAGAAATCCCAGCATGCCGTCAGCTCTCCCACCGCAG GAGCTACTAGATCCACCAGTTCAACCCCTAaatcctccacctccacctcctccaccaTCACCTCCACCTCCAGACCCTCCTCTGCCAAAAAGATCCCAGTGATGTCAGCGACACCCGCTAAAGGAGAGAAGGAGCTGGAAGCCCAAGTAACACAACTAAATGAACAG CTCAATACATTAAAGCTCGCTCTCGAAGGAGTGGAGAAGGAGCGGGATTTCTACTTCGGGAAGCTGAGAGAGGTGGAGCTGCTGTGTCAGGACCAGGGCCAGGACAACGGGCCCTTCGTGGAGAGACTCATGGAGGTGCTGTACTCTGCAGACGAACAG
- the LOC127946247 gene encoding microtubule-associated protein RP/EB family member 2 isoform X2 — translation MAVNVYSTSITQETMSRHDITAWVNDLLSLNYTKVEQLSSGAAYCQFMDMLFPGCISLKKVKFQAKLEHEYIHNFKLLQASFKRMNVDKIIPVEKLVKGRFQDNLDFIQWFKKFFDANYDGKEYDPVQARQGQDAIPPPDPGEQIFNLPKKSQHAVSSPTAGATRSTSSTPKSSTSTSSTITSTSRPSSAKKIPVMSATPAKGEKELEAQVTQLNEQLNTLKLALEGVEKERDFYFGKLREVELLCQDQGQDNGPFVERLMEVLYSADEQEAGGEEHEAPAQEEDVPDDTQDEY, via the exons ATGGCGGTCAATGTTTACTCTACCTCAATCACCCAGGAGACCATGAGCAGGCATGACATCACAGCCTGGGTGAACGATCTGCTCAGTCTAAACTACACTAAAGTGGAGCAGCTGTCATCAG GAGCAGCGTACTGTCAGTTCATGGACATGCTGTTTCCCGGCTGCATCAGTCTTAAGAAGGTGAAATTCCAGGCCAAGCTGGAGCACGAATACATCCACAACTTCAAACTCCTGCAGGCCTCCTTCAAGAGGATGAATGTTGATAAG ATCATCCCTGTAGAGAAGCTCGTCAAGGGACGGTTTCAAGACAACCTGGACTTCATTCAGTGGTTTAAGAAGTTCTTTGATGCCAACTACGACGGGAAGGAGTACGACCCGGTGCAGGCCAGACAGGGTCAGGACGCCATTCCCCCTCCAGATCCCGGCGAGCAGATCTTCAACCTGCCAAAGAAATCCCAGCATGCCGTCAGCTCTCCCACCGCAG GAGCTACTAGATCCACCAGTTCAACCCCTAaatcctccacctccacctcctccaccaTCACCTCCACCTCCAGACCCTCCTCTGCCAAAAAGATCCCAGTGATGTCAGCGACACCCGCTAAAGGAGAGAAGGAGCTGGAAGCCCAAGTAACACAACTAAATGAACAG CTCAATACATTAAAGCTCGCTCTCGAAGGAGTGGAGAAGGAGCGGGATTTCTACTTCGGGAAGCTGAGAGAGGTGGAGCTGCTGTGTCAGGACCAGGGCCAGGACAACGGGCCCTTCGTGGAGAGACTCATGGAGGTGCTGTACTCTGCAGACGAACAG